A genomic region of Arcobacter sp. F155 contains the following coding sequences:
- a CDS encoding PAS domain-containing protein produces the protein MGREITLDKDTMIVSETDEKGIMIYANEDFCKIAGYTKDELIGQPHNYVRHNDMPKAAFEDMWKTIQNGKIWKGIVKNKTKDGGFYWVNATAFPSRTANGKKRYVSVRVKPTPNEIEKAEALYKSLR, from the coding sequence ATGGGACGAGAAATAACTTTAGACAAGGATACAATGATTGTGTCCGAAACTGATGAAAAAGGCATAATGATTTATGCCAACGAAGACTTCTGTAAAATCGCAGGATATACAAAAGATGAGTTGATTGGTCAACCACATAACTATGTTAGACATAATGATATGCCTAAAGCTGCTTTTGAAGATATGTGGAAAACAATCCAAAATGGAAAAATATGGAAAGGTATTGTAAAAAACAAGACTAAAGATGGTGGATTTTATTGGGTAAATGCTACAGCTTTTCCTTCAAGAACTGCAAATGGGAAAAAAAGATATGTGTCTGTAAGAGTTAAACCAACTCCTAATGAGATAGAAAAGGCAGAAGCCCTATATAAAAGCTTAAGATAA
- a CDS encoding aldolase catalytic domain-containing protein, producing the protein MLERKGSILSVRKDVKVFDCTIRDGGLVNNYHFTDEFVKAHYEMCVAAGIDYMEIGKNVSPTVMSEDEYGPWNFCKEEDIRRIVGENDTNMKIATMADVGRTIKEEIPPKSESVVDMIRIATYIHQLPEAIELIEDFHAKGYETTCNIMAISKSFDDELTEVLTQLAETNVDVIYIADSFGSFYPEQINKLTDKYLSFAKPAGKKVGIHAHNNLTLAYANTLEAMIYGTSYLDVTVSGLGRGAGNCAMELLLGFLKNPKYKLAPVLKFIEEHMVALEKELDWGPSVPYIITGHLNEHPRPAMKARDKGDTEYVKFYDKLTEEYS; encoded by the coding sequence ATGTTAGAAAGAAAAGGTTCTATACTTTCGGTTAGAAAAGACGTAAAAGTTTTTGACTGTACTATAAGAGATGGTGGACTAGTTAATAATTACCACTTTACTGATGAATTTGTAAAAGCTCACTATGAAATGTGTGTTGCTGCTGGAATTGACTATATGGAAATCGGTAAAAATGTATCACCAACTGTTATGAGTGAAGATGAGTATGGACCATGGAACTTCTGTAAAGAAGAGGATATTAGAAGAATTGTAGGTGAAAACGATACTAATATGAAAATTGCTACTATGGCAGATGTAGGAAGAACTATTAAAGAAGAGATTCCACCAAAATCTGAATCAGTAGTAGATATGATTAGAATTGCTACATATATTCACCAGCTTCCTGAAGCTATTGAGTTAATTGAAGATTTCCATGCAAAAGGTTATGAAACTACATGTAATATCATGGCTATTTCAAAATCATTTGATGATGAATTAACAGAAGTTTTAACACAATTAGCTGAAACAAATGTAGATGTAATCTATATTGCAGATAGCTTTGGTTCTTTTTATCCAGAACAAATCAATAAACTAACAGATAAATATTTATCATTTGCAAAACCAGCTGGTAAAAAAGTTGGTATCCATGCACACAATAACCTGACACTTGCATATGCAAATACTTTAGAAGCTATGATTTATGGAACTAGTTACCTTGATGTAACAGTTAGTGGATTAGGTAGAGGTGCAGGAAACTGTGCTATGGAATTATTACTTGGGTTCTTAAAAAATCCAAAATACAAATTAGCTCCTGTATTAAAATTCATTGAAGAGCATATGGTTGCTTTAGAAAAGGAGTTAGACTGGGGTCCAAGCGTACCGTACATCATTACAGGTCACTTAAATGAACACCCAAGACCAGCTATGAAAGCAAGAGATAAAGGTGATACTGAATACGTTAAATTTTATGACAAATTAACTGAAGAATACAGTTAA